Proteins encoded together in one Coregonus clupeaformis isolate EN_2021a chromosome 30, ASM2061545v1, whole genome shotgun sequence window:
- the spen gene encoding msx2-interacting protein isoform X3 → MVRETRHLWVGNLPENVREEKIIEHFKRYGRVESVKVLPKRGSEGGVAAFVDFVDIKSAQKAHNSINKMGDRDLRTDYNEPGTIPSAVRGLDDSLSLGSRGRDVSGFTRAAGGPVYGPPASLHSREGRYERRLDGTAESRDRAYDHSAYGHHERAGSSFDRQRHYDTDYYRDTRERTLNTGTGTASGGGGAVSAGVGGGVVGAGASGTGGGTGAVAGGSGGSSSVGVGYYRSHSRSPSHFDTPEPRYEPRTREPFILASVVHRDLYQEEGGRRRDRSYHDSRSRSPHSSHSCNPSPQRLATQASRPPRSHSGSGSRSRSSSSDSVSSTSSSTSGSSDSSSSSSDDSPARSVQSAAVPAPSTLPLSALDKDEPRKSFGVKVQNLPVRSTDTSLKDGLFHEFKKYGKVTSVQIHGSLEERYGLVFFRQQEDQEKALGASKGKLFFGMQIEVIAWNGPETESENEFRPLDERIDEFHPKATRTLFIGNLEKTTSYHDLLNIFQRFGEIVDIDIKKVNGAPQYAFLQYCDIASVCKAIKKMDGEYLGNNRLKLGFGKSMPTTCVWLDGLASNITEQYLTRHFCRYGHVVKVVFDRPKGMALVLYNNIEYAQAAVKETKGWKIGGNKIKVDFANQESQMAFYHSMQASGQDIRDFYEILSERRDERRPQYEFTAERPLFDNAVRTPGGTFTEDPRRKLPDRGREFYTEWDSYQGDFYDPRYFDDPREYRDYRDPYEQDIRKYSYLQRERERERFETDRERDHGRRTMEHSQSPSHPHRPASPTASHSLSERLPSDSDRRICCRSSERSASCSSLSPPRFDKPDKARSDRYNKSDKPEKERLFEAEHGIGGEKEKWSGRKEKSEKEKGEKPRLRKLKLLSPSIPSPETEPKLEREVSPDAGLRSKVSKFPLKEKEGSGKGRLDLPPCVVQLTRVKEKEGKLLGHAVLEKQRLRGGNGSIRLASPSRDQKSPPFRIDPQKGDLIKHGKVPKDKTLARLVEVVDKDGKIKAKKHMKADPGFDGSNSVDVDRLAARKRRFEDSMGKTDQLKRGSPEEEEGGSLGLRKTPDSAMGKENEGEKSLLRKVVHKKDYCKAKSERLVTVCSPKDEQESEIVSMGMGLGLSLELQSRLGEPTADATDPLDPPCLKIQFWGSSLTKISDGSLDQEAFKQLPQQDNGEQGVGLYKNRGETEERLASDLDHSQSCRKQMEQSRQLRLKLEEPDKSDKSESPQGSDTEDFERCSLVHEVGKPPQDVTDDSPSNKRKKSESFDFDLLSGKRERNYRSSWELNEDLDLSVTSFSGSGPFPSNEEECASQLSQSVTNKETKDSPKEEDNVYSHLDSFKYSLDMTPNRFRSPNTEFPKLKTKLLGCDEQLLQRWESRIKSDCLRMDMTFPSSIVKRENICKRLVRQLEPGEVPSDSDDDGENKNHSPKPNTSLTSILREREERLTGLKLSCSLEKNKFYSFALDKTITPDTKALLERAKSLSSAREDNWSFLDRDSHFASLRSSSDKEKVESLPRPIPSWYMKKKKIRTDSEGKLDDKKEDPKAEDQEQQELFASRFLHSSIFEQDSRRLQHLEREDPELGVDRHPAKQDAVEGQPGPWRGDLQEPIVLFHSRFLELQQQKETSRDHFPQVIESFDVVDVSEQEESPKVSEFMQKADIKSVSPSLILPISQFLPSPRDMSPQQEKEAVLTNSSSEQTVSLLEEEKVEHHLEVSPPQSPPLVEIQPPASILIITLSPSLSDAEVKVEPKEVLCEPKVTTEGDLTVDRASFLDNKPPTPGASLSSFEAKAAEFTCSTSPKIEDNMEMVKIETQPEKPDSKDFDKPQKSDASQEVHMPVSEAGIKPAKPIRKQPKSKRAKPNVSVTQILEPPEIIVSEKPVTRKSERIDREKLKRSSSPRGEVLKASSEPKTTAKSPVNVPDSENESSLIHGRTRRRNVRSVYATPSEGEAQPPCKEVVESSRSTRKCGVDKELVQQLQQEALNTSTNTRRGRPPKSRRRGEDVSPVKGDSQKTSEEDIDMKEPANTGQGSRMSEGWRSPRMQKVQTAQVSSLTGASIGRKASRVDKQSESATSSGEKSVDRTTTEELEPKIKDVAEEAGKLLEAAKQCLPTQKDEKDQALTDQIEKNNSEGDIERTESTHVEKRQQSEKSGKVKAPRLTQNAKLVTENKSHGLRNLEIRVSVDDVKGLLCTEEDEAESFETTAKKAKPRVPDKEETSTPCYLKEAAEFSPEEKEEVLLDPEQPEDPAAAILARQMELERAVENIAKLTVVQPLQPYKEPPAEPPTLLPTVTVEPENEIEGEKSAIPASETELAAAIDSITAEDISADTDGFTAPSTYTALVPTPEPLVSPSANDVLEPETHMTISNIIDPEMGVLIPSAKLLTTDAKASESIVSGASAEDESLPPETHTKKGKAVRPKTPKRSRGRKAVNRKGETAEEVSEAETSPFKLPESIPEKIEIINSKAATATAAATAAVVTAAATCKCDITCTMTEETPKEAEQPAVEQPVPEESAFHSGTKRFPHFKKLQLSAVAPGLSPSPALTPSPTQLNVPPPRPGKMPVSPDWLHRSEESIIHATLATQVTVVTPSAPAVTALGSQSVNPLMPPDTKASDIDPSASTLRKILMDPKYVSASNSNAIPTTVLTTMLADPRMSENENSSDTMAARHTHPEDRPLPFTLQKPSPLTETQQNFGEKMVHSVISSPTTSVISRIPMPFDTEEAPRISLSNRNAGLSLPKQKSRSSMNENNCYHGVDVAEDVNHRGQSVVESSPYNTGSSPGLRVNTSEGVVVLSYSGQKTEGPQRINAKISQIPPASAVDIEFQQSVSKSQIKQEPFAPSQPYTPKGPLTPTGYGHPGVLLTGQSYNSQPVISTIKQESPASEKSESSYHTGHQGSAVKMFQKPVTSPQVLMYNQAVMQQHAKKGPGAESKPMMADMAKAHQTSNLSPIMNSHHPSLTGTPSDRSVPHLKQEPHSPRTTGHSPSPFAKVCSPSNSMSPHASSRVLHPGMPEMSPYVSSMHHPHPEQSVIMTPVSHSVTQSVSIGHLSHSDVRMNTPQLSGMNYGRRVDSLPSPHTGPPQRSNTLAVIRDMVLQSHVGPTRGTSDSCAEENMRHYQQGLCRPSASQLQSDVMMMQAEQHRGLHHAGLRLDQYSMASRDIRDMRDIRDMRILMHHQLGEHTIAEGRQSRTPEAGATSITNLSAASKSPKGMAQMRKEIPKTLEAKPHPPHTESSRTIGVHPSIPVMVSPHHHPQGVQLIHPGGAGSFPVYRDMQGFHSQFSSHSSMGLNLAPCGITPSQDCDLGHRGKLSQSLSLGRGSETKSDNSHLCHTASIDLSHMPRMQRDTISPSYTSPMALSHKQELALQNGPPVFMPSPPVAPLSSSSQLHPEGKLGHSGYRPVDMVQLLTKYPIVWQGLLALKNDSAAVQLHFVSGNNVLAHRSLPPLEGGAPLRIAQRMRLEASQLEGVARRMMVESDYCLLLALPCGRDQEDVLSQTLLLKGGFITYLQQKQAAGIINVPNPGSNQPAYVVQIFPPCEFSESHLSRLAPDLLNSISSISPHIMIVIASV, encoded by the exons CAGTGATTCCAGCAGTAGTTCAAGTGATGACTCCCCAGCACGTTCAGTTCAGTCTGCTGCCGTCCCTGCACCTTCAACTCTGCCTTTATCTGCCCTTGACAAGGATGAGCCTCGAAAAAGCTTTGGTGTCAAGGTCCAGAATCTTCCTGTGCGTTCTACAG ATACAAGTCTGAAGGATGGCCTGTTCCATGAGTTCAAGAAGTATGGGAAGGTGACGTCTGTGCAAATCCATGGATCTTTAGAGGAGCGCTATGGACTAGTGTTCTTTCGCCAGCAGGAGGACCAGGAGAAGGCCCTGGGTGCATCAAAGGGGAAGCTGTTTTTTGGCATGCAAATTGAGGTCATTGCCTGGAACGGCCCTG AGACTGAAAGCGAGAATGAGTTCCGGcctctggatgagaggatagacgAATTTCACCCCAAAGCCACACGGACTCTGTTTATTGGCAACCTGGAAAAGACCACCAGCTACCATGATCTGCTCAATATCTTTCAGCGCTTTGGGGAGATAGTG GATATTGACATCAAGAAAGTTAATGGTGCCCCTCAGTATGCCTTTCTACAGTACTGTGACATTGCCAGTGTCTGTAAGGCCATAAAGAAGATGGATGGAGAGTACCTCGGCAACAATAGGCTAAAG CTTGGATTTGGAAAAAGTATGCCCACAACTTGTGTTTGGTTGGATGGTTTAGCCTCCAACATCACAGAGCAGTATCTCACTCGTCATTTCTGCCGTTATGGACATGTTGTCAAG GTTGTATTTGACAGACCAAAAGGAATGGCCCTCGTCCTGTATAATAACATAGAATATGCGCAGGCGGCTGTCAAGGAGACAAAGGGTTGGAAGATTGGTGGCAACAAAATTAAG GTGGACTTTGCCAATCAGGAAAGTCAGATGGCTTTCTATCACTCAATGCAGGCATCTGGGCAGGACATTCGCGACTTCTATGAAATCCTATCTGAGcgaag GGATGAGCGCAGGCCGCAATATGAGTTTACAGCTGAGCGGCCATTATTTGACAATGCTGTGCGAACACCTGGAGGAACCTTCACAGAAGATCCCCGTCGCAAGTTACCTGACAGAGGCCGCGAGTTCTACACAGAATGGGACTCATACCAGGGGGATTTCTATGACCCACGTTACTTTGATGACCCTCGTGAATACAGAGATTACAGAGACCCCTATGAGCAGGACATCCGCAAATACAGTTACTTGCAGAGGGAGCGTGAGAGGGAGCGCTTTGAAACGGACCGCGAACGTGACCATGGGCGGAGGACAATGGAACACAGCCAGAGCCCTTCTCACCCTCATCGCCCTGCCAGTCCTACAGCATCCCACTCCCTCTCTGAGCGTCTACCAAGTGACTCTGATCGGCGCATTTGCTGTAGATCCTCAGAGCGAAGTGCCAGCTGCAGTTCACTCTCACCTCCAAGATTTGACAAGCCTGACAAGGCACGATCCGATCGGTATAATAAGAGTGATAAGCCAGAGAAGGAGAGACTTTTTGAAGCTGAACATGGTATTGGGGGTGAAAAGGAAAAGTGGTCTGGGCGCAAGGAGAAGAGTGAAAAGGAGAAAGGTGAGAAACCGAGGCTAAGAAAGCTTAAATTGCTGTCTCCCAGCATTCCATCGCCTGAGACTGAGCCTAAACTGGAAAGAGAAGTTAGTCCAGATGCAGGCCTTCGAAGCAAAGTCAGCAAGTTTCCTCTTAAGGAAAAAGAAGGCTCGGGCAAAGGACGGCTAGACCTACCACCTTGTGTGGTGCAGCTAACACGTGTGAAGGAGAAGGAAGGCAAATTgcttggtcatgctgtcctagaaAAACAAAGACTTAGAGGTGGGAATGGCAGTATTCGGCTTGCATCACCTTCAAGGGATCAGAAGAGTCCTCCCTTCCGCATAGATCCCCAAAAAGGAGATCTAATCAAGCATGGGAAGGTGCCCAAAGACAAAACCCTGGCGAGGCTGGTTGAAGTTGTAGACAAGGATGGTAAAATTAAAGCCAAAAAACATATGAAAGCTGACCCTGGGTTTGATGGTTCTAACTCTGTGGATGTTGACCGTCTAGCTGCACGAAAGAGGCGTTTTGAAGACTCCATGGGGAAGACCGATCAACTGAAGAGGGGCAGTCCAGAAGAGGAAGAGGGCGGTAGTCTGGGACTTAGGAAGACACCTGACAGTGCTATGGGAAAGGAGAATGAGGGTGAAAAGAGCCTATTGCGAAAAGTGGTGCATAAGAAGGATTATTGCAAGGCTAAATCTGAGAGACTTGTTACTGTTTGCAGTCCTAAAGATGAACAAGAGTCTGAAATTGTCTCCATGGGAATGGGCCTTGGACTCAGTTTGGAACTTCAGTCACGACTTGGAGAACCAACAGCAGATGCAACAGATCCATTAGACCCACCCTGTCTGAAAATTCAGTTTTGGGGATCAAGTCTCACAAAAATCTCTGATGGGAGTCTTGACCAGGAGGCATTCAAGCAACTGCCGCAACAAGACAATGGCGAGCAGGGTGTAGGACTATACAAAAATAGAGGGGAAACTGAGGAACGGCTTGCATCTGACCTTGACCACTCTCAGAGCTGCAGAAAACAAATGGAACAGAGCCGACAGCTTCGGCTGAAGCTAGAAGAGCCTGACAAATCAGATAAATCAGAAAGCCCACAAGGCAGCGACACAGAGGACTTTGAAAGGTGCAGTCTGGTGCATGAGGTAGGAAAACCACCTCAAGATGTTACAGATGATTCTCCATCTAACAAACGTAAGAAATCCGAGAGTTTTGACTTTGACTTGCTAAGCGGTAAGAGAGAACGCAACTACAGGTCTTCCTGGGAATTAAATGAAGACCTTGACCTGAGTGTCACATCTTTTTCTGGCTCTGGACCCTTTCCCTCAAATGAAGAAGAGTGTGCTTCCCAGTTATCACAATCAGTTACCAATAAAGAGACTAAAGACTCTCCAAAAGAAGAGGACAATGTCTACTCGCATCTAGATTCATTTAAATACAGCTTGGACATGACACCTAATCGTTTCCGTTCCCCTAACACAGAATTTCCTAAGCTTAAAACAAAATTGCTTGGGTGTGACGAGCAGTTACTCCAACGGTGGGAGAGCAGAATCAAATCTGACTGCCTCAGAATGGACATGACCTTTCCCAGTAGCATTGTGAAACGTGAAAACATTTGCAAACGTCTTGTGCGTCAACTAGAGCCTGGAGAAGTACCGTCAGATTCCGATGATGATGGTGAGAACAAAAACCACTCCCCTAAGCCCAACACCTCACTGACCTCTATCCTCAGGGAACGTGAAGAAAGGTTGACAGGCCTCAAGCTCTCATGCTCCCTGGAGAAGAACAAGTTCTATTCTTTTGCATTAGACAAGACTATCACTCCAGACACAAAAGCACTTCTTGAGCGAGCCAAGTCATTGTCCTCCGCAAGGGAGGATAATTGGTCCTTTCTTGACAGAGACTCTCACTTTGCCAGTCTTCGCAGTAGCTCAGACAAAGAAAAGGTAGAGTCTTTACCACGACCTATCCCGTCTTGGtacatgaagaagaagaagattcgTACCGACTCTGAAGGTAAACTGGATGACAAAAAGGAGGACCCCAAAGCAGAGGATCAGGAACAGCAGGAGCTGTTTGCATCTCGTTTTCTTCATAGTTCAATCTTTGAGCAAGATTCACGGCGTCTGCAACATCTTGAGCGCGAAGATCCTGAGTTGGGAGTTGACCGACATCCTGCCAAACAGGATGCTGTCGAAGGACAACCTGGGCCATGGAGAGGGGACCTTCAAGAACCCATAGTGCTTTTTCATAGCCGCTTTCTAGAGCTTCAACAACAGAAGGAGACCTCAAGGGACCACTTTCCACAAGTAATTGAAAGTTTTGATGTAGTTGATGTGAGTGAACAAGAAGAGTCTCCCAAGGTTTCAGAGTTCATGCAGAAGGCTGATATTAAATCAGTCAGCCCTTCTCTCATCCTGCCAATTTCACAGTTTCTTCCTTCACCCAGAGATATGTCTCCACAGCAGGAGAAAGAGGCTGTTTTAACTAATTCATCCTCTGAACAGACTGTTTCACTGCTTGAAGAGGAAAAAGTAGAACATCATCTTGAAGTGTCCCCACCCCAATCTCCTCCACTAGTAGAGATCCAACCCCCTGCCTCGATTTTAATCATAACCTTATCACCTTCCCTTTCAGATGCTGAGGTTAAAGTTGAACCTAAAGAGGTATTATGTGAACCCAAAGTTACAACCGAAGGCGATCTTACAGTGGATCGTGCATCTTTCCTTGATAATAAGCCTCCCACTCCTGGGGCCTCATTAAGTAGTTTTGAGGCAAAGGCTGCTGAATTCACCTGCTCTACTTCCCCCAAGATTGAAGATAATATGGAAATGGTAAAGATAGAGACCCAACCAGAGAAACCAGATTCTAAGGACTTTGACAAACCTCAGAAATCTGACGCTTCCCAAGAGGTTCACATGCCAGTCTCAGAGGCTGGAATCAAACCAGCAAAGCCAATTCGCAAACAACCCAAGAGTAAAAGAGCTAAGCCAAATGTGTCAGTAACACAAATCTTGGAGCCCCCCGAAATCATTGTCTCTGAGAAACCAGTAACTCGAAAGAGTGAGCGAATTGACAGAGAGAAGCTGAAAAGGTCTTCATCTCCACGAGGAGAAGTATTAAAGGCATCATCAGAACCTAAAACCACAGCCAAGTCACCAGTTAATGTCCCTGACTCTGAGAATGAATCAAGCCTAATCCACGGAAGGACCAGACGCCGAAATGTGCGGTCGGTTTATGCCACACCATCTGAAGGGGAGGCCCAGCCACCATGTAAAGAGGTGGTGGAGTCCTCCCGCTCCACACGTAAGTGTGGTGTTGACAAGGAGCTAGTGCAGCAGCTGCAGCAGGAGGCATTGAACACATCTACCAACACAAGGCGAGGTCGCCCACCCAAGTCACGCAGGCGAGGGGAAGATGTGTCACCAGTGAAAGGGGACTCGCAGAAAACATCAGAGGAAGACATTGACATGAAAGAGCCTGCGAACACTGGACAGGGTTCCAGAATGTCTGAGGGGTGGCGTTCACCCCGTATGCAGAAAGTGCAGACAGCTCAAGTGTCTTCACTTACTGGGGCCTCAATTGGCAGGAAAGCAAGTAGAGTAGATAAACAATCCGAGAGTGCTACATCATCAGGAGAGAAGTCAGTTGATAGGACAACTACTGAAGAGCTTGAGCCCAAAATAAAAGATGTGGCAGAAGAGGCAGGGAAATTATTAGAGGCAGCAAAGCAATGCTTGCCAACACAGAAAGACGAAAAAGACCAAGCGCTAACTGatcaaattgagaaaaataattcTGAAGGGGACATTGAGAGGACAGAATCTACCCATGTGGAGAAAAGACAACAATCTGAAAAGAGTGGGAAAGTAAAAGCACCAAGGTTGACACAAAATGCCAAATTGGTGACAGAGAATAAATCGCATGGCTTGAGAAACCTTGAGATTCGTGTAAGCGTAGATGATGTGAAAGGCTTGCTTTGCACTGAGGAGGATGAGGCTGAATCTTTTGAGACCACTGCTAAAAAGGCCAAACCAAGAGTACCAGATAAAGAAGAAACAAGTACTCCGTGTTATCTGAAAGAAGCAGCAGAGTTCAGCCCAGAGGAAAAGGAAGAAGTTCTATTAGACCCTGAACAACCGGAAGACCCAGCAGCCGCTATTTTAGCACGTCAGATGGAACTGGAACGGGCAGTGGAGAATATTGCCAAACTTACAGTTGTGCAACCTCTTCAACCCTATAAGGAACCACCTGCAGAGCCACCTACCCTGCTGCCCACTGTCACTGTAGAACCAGAGAATGAAATAGAGGGGGAGAAGTCAGCTATTCCTGCCAGTGAAACCGAACTTGCTGCTGCTATTGATTCCATTACTGCTGAAGACATATCTGCTGATACAGATGGGTTCACAGCTCCTTCTACTTATACTGCACTTGTTCCTACCCCAGAGCCACTGGTCTCACCCTCTGCCAATGATGTATTGGAACCAGAAACACACATGACTATCAGCAACATTATTGACCCAGAGATGGGAGTTCTGATTCCCAGTGCCAAGCTCCTGACGACAGATGCTAAAGCCTCTGAATCAATAGTCTCTGGGGCCTCTGCCGAAGATGAGTCCCTTCcaccagaaacacacacaaaaaaagggaAAGCAGTCAGACCTAAGACTCCAAAGAGGTCCAGGGGACGAAAGGCTGTCAACCGGAAGGGAGAGACTGCTGAAGAGGTATCAGAAGCTGAGACCTCCCCTTTCAAGCTACCAGAGTCCATTCCTGAAAAAATTGAAATCATCAACTCTAAGGCAGCTACTGCTACAGCTGCAGCAACAGCCGCTGTTGTCACTGCAGCTGCTACCTGCAAATGTGATATCACATGCACCATGACTGAGGAAACTCCCAAGGAGGCAGAACAACCTGCTGTGGAACAACCTGTACCTGAAGAATCTGCTTTTCACTCTGGCACCAAGAGATTTCCACATTTCAAAAAGTTGCAACTATCAGCAGTAGCCCCtggtctctctccatcccctgccCTCACACCTTCTCCAACCCAATTGAATGTCCCTCCACCCCGCCCAGGCAAGATGCCTGTTTCACCAGACTGGCTTCACAGATCTGAAGAAAGTATAATCCATGCTACTCTTGCAACTCAAGTTACTGTAGTCACTCCCTCTGCACCAGCAGTAACTGCACTTGGGAGCCAGTCAGTAAATCCACTTATGCCTCCTGATACTAAGGCATCGGATATTGACCCTAGCGCCAGCACTCTCAGAAAGATCCTCATGGATCCCAAATATGTGTCAGCATCAAACAGCAATGCCATTCCTACTACAGTGCTAACCACAATGCTGGCAGACCCTCGCATGTCAGAGAATGAAAACTCATCTGACACGATGGCTGCTAGGCACACGCATCCTGAAGACAGACCCTTGCCTTTCACTCTTCAAAAACCATCCCCGCTTACTGAGACCCAGCAGAACTTTGGAGAGAAGATGGTGCATTCAGTCATTTCTTCCCCTACTACCTCTGTCATCAGCCGGATTCCAATGCCCTTTGACACTGAAGAAGCACCTCGAATCTCCCTAAGTAACCGTAATGCTGGCCTATCTCTGCCCAAACAGAAATCCAGATCAAGTATGAACGAGAACAACTGTTACCATGGAGTGGATGTGGCAGAGGATGTAAACCACAGAGGACAGTCTGTAGTTGAGAGCTCACCCTACAACACAGGCTCCAGTCCTGGCCTCAGGGTAAATACATCAGAAGGTGTGGTAGTACTGAGTTACTCAGGGCAAAAAACAGAGGGACCTCAACGGATCAATGCCAAAATTAGCCAGATCCCACCAGCCAGCGCAGTCGACATAGAGTTCCAGCAGTCTGTGTCTAAATCTCAGATTAAGCAAGAACCATTTGCCCCATCCCAGCCTTACACCCCCAAGGGACCCCTGACACCTACAGGGTACGGACACCCTGGGGTACTCTTAACTGGCCAGTCATACAATTCTCAGCCTGTCATCTCCACCATTAAGCAGGAGAGTCCTGCTTCTGAAAAGTCAGAGTCATCATATCACACTGGACACCAGGGTAGCGCAGTAAAGATGTTTCAAAAACCGGTCACTAGTCCTCAAGTACTGATGTACAATCAGGCTGTGATGCAGCAGCACGCAAAGAAAGGGCCTGGAGCAGAATCCAAACCAATGATGGCGGATATGGCAAAGGCACACCAGACATCCAACCTCAGCCCAATCATGAATTCACATCACCCATCTTTGACTGGTACCCCATCTGATCGGTCAGTCCCACACCTCAAGCAAGAGCCCCATTCCCCTCGAACAACGGGCCACTCACCTtcaccctttgccaaagtttgcTCTCCCAGCAACTCAATGTCCCCCCATGCCAGCTCTAGGGTTTTGCATCCTGGCATGCCTGAGATGTCTCCATATGTCTCCAGTATGCACCACCCCCATCCAGAGCAGTCTGTTATAATGACCCCGGTGTCACACAGCGTCACCCAGTCAGTGTCTATAGGTCACCTCTCGCACAGCGATGTCAGGATGAACACCCCACAGCTCTCTGGAATGAATTATGGAAGACGGGTGGATTCCCTGCCGTCTCCCCACACTGGACCTCCTCAGCGCTCCAACACGCTAGCCGTGATCAGAGACATGGTGCTGCAGTCACACGTGGGCCCCACTCGGGGAACCTCTGACAGCTGCGCCGAAGAGAACATGAGGCACTACCAGCAGGGGCTGTGCAGACCCTCTGCATCCCAGCTCCAGTCAGATGTGATGATGATGCAGGCAGAGCAGCACAGAGGGCTGCATCACGCAGGCCTACGTCTGGACCAGTACAGCATGGCCTCACGAGACATCAGAGACATGCGCGACATACGAGACATGCGCATCCTGATGCACCATCAACTAGGAGAGCACACCATCGCAGAGGGACGTCAGTCACGAACTCCTGAGGCAGGAGCAACCTCAATCACCAACCTCTCTGCTGCCTCCAAGAGTCCAAAAGGCATGGCGCAGATGCGAAAGGAGATTCCCAAAACATTGGAGGCAAAGCCTCACCCACCTCATACTGAGAGCAGCAGGACCATTGGggtccatccatccattcctgTTATGGTGtctcctcatcatcatcctcaagGGGTTCAGCTGATTCATCCAGGTGGCGCCGGCTCCTTCCCAGTGTACCGGGATATGCAGGGCTTCCACTCCCAGTTTTCCAGTCACTCTTCAATGGGATTGAACCTGGCTCCCTGCGGCATCACACCTTCCCAG GATTGTGATCTCGGCCACAGGGGCAAGCTATCTCAGTCACTATCACTTGGTAGAGGAAGTGAAACCAAATCGGACAACTCCCACCTCTGTCACACAGCCTCCATCGACTTATCTCACATGCCCCGGATGCAGAGGGACACCATTTCACCCTCTTATACGTCTCCCATGGCTCTCTCCCACAAGCAAGAGCTAGCTCTGCAGAACGGCCCACCAGTCTTCATGCCGAGCCCTCCAGTAGCACCCCTCTCAAGTTCCTCACAGTTGCACCCTGAGGGTAAACTGGGGCACTCAGGATACCGGCCCGTCGATATGGTGCAGCTTTTAACG AAATACCCCATAGTATGGCAAGGCCTGCTGGCACTGAAGAATGACTCGGCTGCCGTGCAGCTCCACTTTGTCTCTGGTAACAACGTTCTGGCCCACCGTTCACTGCCGCCCCTGGAGGGAGGGGCCCCGCTCCGCATCGCACAGAGGATGAGGTTGGAAGCGTCCCAGCTCGAGGGCGTGGCTCGCAGGATGATG GTGGAGAGTGACTACTGCCTCCTGCTAGCTCTGCCATGTGGACGGGATCAGGAGGACGTTCTCAGTCAGACCCTTCTCCTGAAAGGAGGCTTCATCACCTACCTACAGCAAAAACAGGCAGCTGGGATCATCAATGTCCCCAACCCCGGCTCCAATCAG CCAGCATACGTGGTGCAGATTTTCCCGCCGTGTGAGTTCTCTGAGAGCCACCTGTCGCGGCTCGCCCCCGACCTTCTCAACAGTATCTCCAGCATCTCCCCTCACATCATGATTGTCATTGCCTCCGTGTAA